The Terriglobales bacterium genomic interval CATGCGCGGAAGAGTCATTCGATGTCATTGTGGCCGCTGAGATCATCGAACATCTCGAAAATCCCCGATTCGTCGCTCGCGAGTTGTTCAGATTGCTGCAGCCGGGCGGCTCTCTGTTGCTTACAACGCCGAATAATGAAAGCTGGCGATCCCTGATCTCCCTGGCGGTTCGCGGTCACTACGTCGCATTTAATGACGGCTCGTACCCCGCTCATATCACTGCTCTGCTGCGAGCCGACATCGTCCGCATCTTGATGGAAGCCGGATTTGACTCCCCGGTTTTTGATTACAGTGATCACGGAGGCATTCCCGGATGGCCGATGCTCGCCTGGCAACAGATCTCGATGGGACTTCTGCGGGGATTGCGCTT includes:
- a CDS encoding methyltransferase domain-containing protein: MSTSILEHRIIAAQASGGRSDASIYRMVIHKIQQNDFRGSLLDFGAGKGVLTNLLLETRRFHRITAADLQESTADLSSAVRWISADLNDRLPCAEESFDVIVAAEIIEHLENPRFVARELFRLLQPGGSLLLTTPNNESWRSLISLAVRGHYVAFNDGSYPAHITALLRADIVRILMEAGFDSPVFDYSDHGGIPGWPMLAWQQISMGLLRGLRFSDNLLALARKPLATGREY